Genomic window (Chloroflexota bacterium):
ACGGGTGCGCACGCATCGCCGTCGGTTTCGGATGCACACACGCTCCGTCAAACAATCCAACGCTCAACTCAAGGATTTGGTGCGTCGTTGGAAAATGCTCCCGGCGGACAACGCGCCCAAGTGAGTTTTGCGGTATTGCCTATTTACCTCGCGGCAGGTTATTTTATCGCGTGGCTCGGTTTTCTTACGCCGCTCGTTGCCTTGTTTCTAACCGGACAACTGATTTATATGGTTTTGAAAGATCAAGCGGCAATCGTGAAGGTGCGTGGACGAATCTGGGAAATCCATCAACCGGGATGGCAGCGGCTCAGTCCGTTTCAACACTATTTGATTTCGGTGATCTCCACCAAGCCCAAAGAGTTTCATGCGTTGTGCCGGAACTTTGCGACGATGGATGGCGTTCGGCTAACTGTTTCCTCCACCGCGCGGTATGTCATCACCGACGCGTATCGTGTTTGGTCTATTGTCGAACCGACGATTCAACCCCAAAAGTCGTGGGGCATTCCGCATCCGGTGCCGCCTACTCAGATCACCGAGCCAGTAGATCGTTTTGTAGGCGGACTGGTCAATGAGGTTGTCAAACGCGTGGCACAAGACAGTCTGCATTGCCAGATGTTCGGTCAACTGGAACCCGCGGCGGGCAAATCAAAAGAAGAAAAAGTAAAGAGGGAATCCATAGAAAATAAGAATGCGGAGTTGAAAGTAGAGTTGGAAAAGTACATGCAAAAACAATTGTCGGAGCAAGCCAATCTCTATGGTCTGCAGATTGATTTGCTTGAATTGGGAATCCAAAGGCATCCGTGAGAATTAGAAATCGGCTAACGCGACCCGCACGAGTTCCTCACTCGTGCGGGTTGCCGTTTTGTACCCCCCCGCAGGTGTCGTTGACGGTGCGTCGGGATAGCGTTATAATTCAGTCACGAAAGAGGAAATACCTATGATGCGATTTGAACGATTCACCGAACGCGCCCAAGACGCGTTCGCGCGCGCACACGAGATCATACAACGGTATCGCCACTCGCAGCTCGACGCCGAACACTTGTTGCTCGCGCTGATCGAACAGACGGGCGGCGCAGTTCAAGCGATTTTCGAGCGAATGAATGTGGATGTAGATTCATTGCGCCAGCGCGTAGATTCAGTTTTGCAGTCCAGTCCCAAGATGTACTATCCGTACAGCACAGGCGGTGGGCAGGCGCAGGTGTACGTGACCCCGCGCGTCAAGCGCGCGGTGGATGTGGCGAACGAAGAAGCCGCGCGACTCAAAGACGATTATGTTTCGACCGAGCACTTGTTGCTCGCGCTGACGACGGATCGAGAGGGACACGCCGGTCGCATCTTGACCGACCTGGGTTTGACGCGCGATCGCATCTTGCAAATCTTGCCGGACATTCGCGGCGGCGCGCGTGTGACCGATCCCGGCGCGGAAAGCAAGTATCGCATGTTGGAACGCTATTCGCGCGATTTGACGCACCTGGCGCGCGAAGGCAAGCTCGATCCGGTGATCGGACGCGACGCCGAAATCTTGCGCGTGATTCAAGTGTTGTCCCGGCGTACGAAAAATAATCCGGTGTTGATCGGCGAGCCGGGTGTGGGCAAGACCGCGATTGTCGAAGGGCTGGCGCAGAAAATTATCGCGGGTGATGTGCCCGAGCCATTGTTGCATCGGCGCGTCGTGCAACTCGATCTCGGCGCGATGGTCGCGGGTTCGCGTTTTCGCGGCGAGTTCGAGGAACGGCTCAAAGCCGCGCTCGACGAAATTCAAAACGCGAAAGGCGAGATCATTCTGTTCATTGACGAATTGCACACCGTCGTCGGCGCGGGCGCGGCAATGGGCGCGATTGACGCGTCGAACATGATGAAGCCCGCGCTCGCGCGCGGCGAATTGCAATGCGTCGGCGCGACGACACTGGACGAGTACCGCAACCGCATCGAAAAGGACGCCGCGCTCGAACGTCGCTTTTCGCCGATCTTTGTCGAAGAGCCGGACGTGGACGCGACGATTCAAATGTTGCGCGGTCTGCGCGAGCGGTACGAACAGCATCACCAAGTCAAGATTGACGACCAAGCGATTGATGCCGCCGCGAAACTCTCGCAACGCTATGTCACCGATCGCTTTCTGCCCGACAAGGCGATTGATTTGGTGGACGAAGCCGCGGCGAAACTGCGCGTCGCGATTTTTTCGATGCCGCCCGAACTCAAGGAAATGAAAACGCATTTGCGCGAATTGCAGAAAGAGGAAGAGACTGCGTGGAGCGCGCGGAATTATGAAGCCGCCGCCAAAGCGCGCGCCGAACGCCTCGCGCTCGAATCCGCGTTCGACGAAAAACGCATCGTGTGGCAAAAAGAGCAAGGGCTGGACGAAGTCGTAGATCAGGAAGACATCGCCGAAGTGATTGCCAAGTGGACGGGAATTCCAGTCAGCAAAATGTTGCAAACTGAAGCGGACAAATTGTTGCAGATGGAAGAGCGATTGCACGACCGCATCGTCGGACAAGATGAAGCGATCAACGCGATTAGCGATGCGATTCGTCGCGCGCGCTCCGGCTTGGCGGATCCCAAACGACCGATTGGCTCGTTCATCTTCCTGGGTCCGACCGGCGTGGGCAAGACCGCGCTCGCGCACGCGCTCGCCGAGTTTTTGTTTGACGATTCCGACGCGTTGTTCCGCGTGGATATGAGCGAGTATCGCGAACGGCACGCGGTGTCGCGTTTGATCGGCGCGCCGCCGGGATACATCGGCTACGAAGAAGGCGGGCAGCTGACCGAATCGGTGCGGCGACGCCCGTACCAGGTTGTGCTCTTCGACGAGATCGAAAAAGCGCATCCCGAAATTTGGAACACGCTTTTGCAGGTGCTCGAAGATGGTCGTTTGACCGATGGACAAGGACACGCCGTTGATTTTCGCAACACAGTCATCATTATGACTTCGAACATCGGCACCGAATTCGCGCAACGCGGCGGCGCGTTGGGATTCCACACAGGCGGCAAGGAGGATAAAGACCCGCAACTGGAGAAGGATTATTCCGAGGTTGAAGAATCGCTCAAGCGCACGTTCCGCCCCGAGTTTCTCAATCGCATTGACGAAGTGATTCTGTTCCACGTTTTGACGCGCGATCAAATCAAACTGATCGTGGATTTGCAGATGCACGAAGTTGCCGAGCGATTGAAGGAGCACGGCATCGCGATCGAAATGACCGATGCCGCGCGCGAGTGGTTTGCCAAGGAAGGGTACGACCCGCAGTTCGGCGCGCGACCGTTGCGGCGTCTGCTCCAACGCAAGGTCGAATCGCCGTTATCGCGCAAGTTGCTCGCAAAGGAATTTCAGAGCGGCGATATCGTGATTGTGGACGCGAGTGAAAAAGAGGGCATCGTCTTTCTCCGCAAAGAGGGCGCGCCCGCCGAATCTAGTGTAATGATGGAAGCACCACCTGTGCCTGTGACATCCGAGTAATCAAAAAACGCCAGCAGAATCCTGCTGGCGTTTCGTTTTGTTCGGAGACATGCGTTACATACGTGGCGTGTCGAGGAGTGCCAATGCTTTTGCGATCTCCGCCGCGACGGCGACGTTGTTCTTTAGCAGCGCGATATTCGTTTGCACGCTCTCGCCGCTTGTGAGTTCCGCGAGACGTTTGAGCAGAAACGGCGTGACCGCGTTGCCGGTGATGCGTTGCTCGTCTGCTTCGCGCAACGCGCGCGCGATGAACGGCTCAATGACCTCGCGCGGTGTTTCGTACTCACGCGGAATCGGCGCGGTGATGAGGACGCCGCTC
Coding sequences:
- a CDS encoding AAA family ATPase, which encodes MRFERFTERAQDAFARAHEIIQRYRHSQLDAEHLLLALIEQTGGAVQAIFERMNVDVDSLRQRVDSVLQSSPKMYYPYSTGGGQAQVYVTPRVKRAVDVANEEAARLKDDYVSTEHLLLALTTDREGHAGRILTDLGLTRDRILQILPDIRGGARVTDPGAESKYRMLERYSRDLTHLAREGKLDPVIGRDAEILRVIQVLSRRTKNNPVLIGEPGVGKTAIVEGLAQKIIAGDVPEPLLHRRVVQLDLGAMVAGSRFRGEFEERLKAALDEIQNAKGEIILFIDELHTVVGAGAAMGAIDASNMMKPALARGELQCVGATTLDEYRNRIEKDAALERRFSPIFVEEPDVDATIQMLRGLRERYEQHHQVKIDDQAIDAAAKLSQRYVTDRFLPDKAIDLVDEAAAKLRVAIFSMPPELKEMKTHLRELQKEEETAWSARNYEAAAKARAERLALESAFDEKRIVWQKEQGLDEVVDQEDIAEVIAKWTGIPVSKMLQTEADKLLQMEERLHDRIVGQDEAINAISDAIRRARSGLADPKRPIGSFIFLGPTGVGKTALAHALAEFLFDDSDALFRVDMSEYRERHAVSRLIGAPPGYIGYEEGGQLTESVRRRPYQVVLFDEIEKAHPEIWNTLLQVLEDGRLTDGQGHAVDFRNTVIIMTSNIGTEFAQRGGALGFHTGGKEDKDPQLEKDYSEVEESLKRTFRPEFLNRIDEVILFHVLTRDQIKLIVDLQMHEVAERLKEHGIAIEMTDAAREWFAKEGYDPQFGARPLRRLLQRKVESPLSRKLLAKEFQSGDIVIVDASEKEGIVFLRKEGAPAESSVMMEAPPVPVTSE